In Bradyrhizobium sp. WBOS07, the genomic window AGCTGCGAGTTGGGCTATAGGCTCGGCTTGGGACGGCCGCGGATCGTCGCGGACCGCCGAAATCTGTTCGGGAGACGGGAATGGCCGTAGACGGCAACTGGAATCTGACCATGACGACGCCGATGGGCGAGCGCCAGGCGACGCTGAGCCTGAAGGCCGCCGGCGGCACGCTCACGGGCACGCAGGGCGCGGAAGGTAATACCGCCGAGATTTTCGACGGCACCGTCTCCGGCGACAACGTCTCCTGGAAGGTCTCGATCGACAAGCCGATGCCGCTTACGCTCGAATTCACCGGCACCGTCGCCGGCGACGGCATGAGCGGCGAGATGGGCATCGGCCCGATGGGCAGCTTTCCGTTCACGGGTTCACGCGCGTAAGGCTGCGCACCATCATGCGCGTGCTCCGTCTCATCGCGGCGGCGATCCTGTCCGTCGCGACGCAAGCGGCGCGCGCGGACGACACCGGGCCGGCGTGGCGCGCAAGCGCGCTCGCCATGGTGCCCGCCGGCTACGTTGCCGGCACTGCGTATCGCACCGAAGGCTCGACCGGCTATCTCGCGGTCTACCCGGCAACCTCGAATGATCCGAAGACACCGGCCAGCGTGTTCGCCGCACGCCAGACCCTCGTCGTCGCGCTGACACCGGATGCGACACGCGCCTTGTCAGCCGAGATCAAGCCGCGCAGCGATCCCGATCGCGATGACAGCGACTTCGCCAAGCTGCACGCAGAGCTTGCCGGAAAGCGCGCGACGCTTCCCGATCGCACCGAACCCTGCAGTCTCGGCGCCTGGTCCATCGACAAGGATCCACACGGGCTCAACGTGCGCGCCGAGCCGTCAACGACGGCGCGCGTGCTCGGCACGCTGCCGCCCCCCTACCGGCTCAAACTGGGCGGCGCCGAGAACACGCCCGACGGCGGCTGGCTCACCGAATTCCGCATCATCGGCTTCAAGAACGGCTGGTTTCTGATCGAAGGCGCAAGCCCGCCTGGCAAGGACTACGAGGACGAGAAGCGATATCCGCGCAACGCGCCAAAGCCCTATGCCGGTCGCGGCTGGGTTGCAGCGAGCAAGGTCGGCGCGAACTACGCCAATGGCGGCACGCGCGCGGGCGGCCTGTTCCAGGCCCCCTTCGTCGACGCTCAATGGATGCCGGCGCAGCGCGAGCTCGGCGGCCCGATCGACGGCGACGGCGGACCCAAGCGCCTCCTCGCCTGCAGCGGCTTCTGGGGTCTGGTCGAGAGCCACGACGGCGTGCGCGGCTGGTGGCGCGCGCTGTGCTCCAACCAGGTCACGAATTGCAGCTAGCGCAATAGAGCCACCTGGGGCACCGCTCTCGTGTCCCGGACGCGGTGCAGCGCATAGCGCTGCTCCGCAGAGTCGGGACCCATCTCTCGCCGATCGCCCCCCGATCAGCAGCGCAGCATTTCACCCCACGCAGAATCCGGGGAACGCCGCCTCAACCCAGATTCAACTCCTTGAAGAAGTCGTTGCCCTTGTCGTCGATGATGATGAAGGCGGGGAAGTCGACGACTTCGATGCGCCAGATCGCTTCCATGCCGAGCTCGGGATATTCGAGCACCTCGACCTTCTTGATGCAGTGTTCGGCAAGGTTCGCCGCAGCGCCGCCGATCGAGCCGAGATAGAAGCCGCCATATTTCTTGCAGGCTTCCCGCACGGCGGGGGCGCGGTTGCCCTTGGCCACCATCACCATCGAGCCGCCGGCAGCCTGGAACTGGTCGACGAAGGAATCCATGCGTCCCGCGGTGGTCGGACCGAACGCACCGGAGGCGTAGCCGTCGGGCGTCTTGGCGGGGCCGGCGTAATAGACCGGATGGTTCTTGAAGTAGTCCGGCAGCGGCTCGCCCTTCTCCAGCCGCTCGCGCAGCTTGGCATGGGCGCTATCGCGCGCGACGATCATGGTGCCGGTCATCGAGACCCGGGTCTTGATCGGATATTTCGAGAACGTCGCCAGAATATCCTTCATCGGCTGGTTGAGGTCGATCTTGACGACCTCGCCGCCGAGCGACTGCTCGATCTGGGGCAGGTACTGCGCCGGGTTATGCTCGAGCTCCTCGAGATACACGCCGTCCCTGGTGATCTTGCCGAGCACCTGGCGGTCGGCCGAGCAGGACACGCCAAGGCCGATCGGCAGCGATGCGCCATGACGCGGCATGCGGATCACGCGCACGTCGTGGCAGAAATACTTGCCGCCGAACTGCGCGCCGACGCCGAGGCTTTGCGTCATCTTGTGGATTTCCTTCTCCATCTCGACGTCGCGGAAGGCGTTGCCGTCAGGCGAGCCGTGCGTCGGCAGGGCGTCAAGATAGCGCGCGGAGGCGAGCTTCACCGTCTTCATGCACAGCTCGGCCGAGGTGCCGCCGATCACGATGGCGAGGTGATAGGGCGGGCACGCCGCAGTGCCCAGCGTCAGGATCTTCTCCTTCAGGAACGCGAGCAGCCGGTCCTTGGTCAGCACCGACGGCGTTGCCTGGAACAGGAAGCTCTTGTTGGCGGAGCCGCCGCCCTTCGCCATGAACATGAACTTGTAGGCGTCATCACCTTCGGCGTAGATCTCGCACTGCGCCGGCATGTTGTTGGCGGTGTTCTTCTCCTCGTACATCGAGAGCGGCGCGACCTGTGAGTAGCGCAGATTGCGGCGCAGGTAAGCGTCGCGCGCGCCTTCCGACAGCGCCGCCTCGTCGTCACCGTCGGTGATGACGTTGCAGCCCTTCTTGCCCATGATGATGGCGGTGCCGGTGTCCTGGCACATCGGCAGCACGCCACCGGCCGCGATGTTGGCGTTCTTCAGGAAGTCCAGCGCGACGAACTTGTCGTTGGGGCTGGCCTCATCGTCCTCAAGGATGGCACGGAGCTGCTTCAGATGGCCGGGGCGCAGGTAATGGTTGATGTCGCCGAAAGCCGCCTCCGACAGCGCCCGCAGCGCCTCGCGCGACACCACCAGCATGTCCTTGCCCAGGACCTTCTCGACCCTGACACCCTCGGACGAAATCTTCCTGTAGGGCGTTTCGTCCTTGCCCAGCGGGAACAGGGGGGTGTGCTTGTAGGGGGGAACGGGCTTGGACTGGTCGGGGAAGGCGGTCGGGGCGTTCATGGGTGAATCTCGGGGTTTTGGAGCCCTGGCGGGCCTCTCAGCATAGAAGCGTTCTAAGCCTTTTTGCCGCAAAGGGAAGCACCCCGAACGCCGCCCAGCTCATGGGTCGA contains:
- a CDS encoding fumarate hydratase, producing MNAPTAFPDQSKPVPPYKHTPLFPLGKDETPYRKISSEGVRVEKVLGKDMLVVSREALRALSEAAFGDINHYLRPGHLKQLRAILEDDEASPNDKFVALDFLKNANIAAGGVLPMCQDTGTAIIMGKKGCNVITDGDDEAALSEGARDAYLRRNLRYSQVAPLSMYEEKNTANNMPAQCEIYAEGDDAYKFMFMAKGGGSANKSFLFQATPSVLTKDRLLAFLKEKILTLGTAACPPYHLAIVIGGTSAELCMKTVKLASARYLDALPTHGSPDGNAFRDVEMEKEIHKMTQSLGVGAQFGGKYFCHDVRVIRMPRHGASLPIGLGVSCSADRQVLGKITRDGVYLEELEHNPAQYLPQIEQSLGGEVVKIDLNQPMKDILATFSKYPIKTRVSMTGTMIVARDSAHAKLRERLEKGEPLPDYFKNHPVYYAGPAKTPDGYASGAFGPTTAGRMDSFVDQFQAAGGSMVMVAKGNRAPAVREACKKYGGFYLGSIGGAAANLAEHCIKKVEVLEYPELGMEAIWRIEVVDFPAFIIIDDKGNDFFKELNLG
- a CDS encoding SH3 domain-containing protein; protein product: MRVLRLIAAAILSVATQAARADDTGPAWRASALAMVPAGYVAGTAYRTEGSTGYLAVYPATSNDPKTPASVFAARQTLVVALTPDATRALSAEIKPRSDPDRDDSDFAKLHAELAGKRATLPDRTEPCSLGAWSIDKDPHGLNVRAEPSTTARVLGTLPPPYRLKLGGAENTPDGGWLTEFRIIGFKNGWFLIEGASPPGKDYEDEKRYPRNAPKPYAGRGWVAASKVGANYANGGTRAGGLFQAPFVDAQWMPAQRELGGPIDGDGGPKRLLACSGFWGLVESHDGVRGWWRALCSNQVTNCS